The Candidatus Buchananbacteria bacterium CG10_big_fil_rev_8_21_14_0_10_42_9 sequence TCCGACGCTAAAGAAGTTAAAAAGGACGCTAAAGTTGGAGATGAAATTGTGACCGAACTTGAAGTCCCGGGTGAATTTGGCCGCATGGCCGCCCAAACAGCTAAACAAGTGATTACCCAAAAATTACGCGAAGCCGAACGCGAAGTTTTATTTGATGAATTTAAAGACAAGGAAGATGAGATGATTGTCGGCACGGTTCAGCGGCAAGAAGGCCGACGGGTATTAGTTGACTTGGGTCGGGTAACCGGCGTTTTGCCAAATGACGAACAAATTCCTTTTGAACATTATAAGCCAGGGGATCACATTAAAGTATACGTGGTGAGTGTTGAAAAAACTACTAAAGGCCCAGAAATTATTTTGTCTCGTGCCCACACTAACATTGTTAAAAATTTATTTGCCTCAGAAGTTCCGGAGATTGCTTCGGGCTCAGTAGAAATTAAAGGCATTGCCCGTGATGCCGGATCTCGTTCCAAGGTGTCGGTATTTACTGAAGAAGAAAATATTGACCCGATTGGCTCATGTATCGGCCAGCGGGGTGCCCGCGTGAGAACAATTATTACGGAACTTAAGGGAGAAAAAATTGATATCGTTGAATATAGCGACGACCCGGCTATTTATATTACCAATGCTTTAGCGCCGGCTAAAGTTACCGAAGTGGAGTTAAACGAAGACGAAAAAAGCGCGGTCGCAAAAGTTGAAGAAGATCAATTGTCTTTAGCTATTGGAAGGTCTGGCCAAAACGTTCATTTAGCCTCTGAGCTGACTGGTTGGAAAATTGATATTGTTTCAAGCTCAGGCGAACAAATTACTGAAGAGGGCGTAGTTAAAAAAGAATTTGAAGACGTGGCTGAGGGCGGCGAGCCGGCTAAAGCAGGAAACCTAAAAGAATCCAAATCTGAAGATACGCCCGAAATTGAGGCGAATGAAAAAAAGTCTGAACCAGAGAAAAGCGAATCAAAATCAAAAGCCGAACTCCAAGCTGACCTAGCTGAAGATAAGCCCAAGGATAAAACTGATTCGAAAGCTGAAGCCACGATTACAGAAATTGAAACTGACGATACCGCCGTTAATGAAGTTTAGTTAACCTAGTCGTTAATGAAATATTAATGTATAATATTTTACTATGAGTTACACCCAATTTCTTCCTTTGGCTGGTGCCGCGTTCTCTTTAATTTTTGTTCTAATTTTTTATTTACGAATCAAAAAACAACCAACCGGAAATGACGCGATGAATGAAATCGCCCAAGCGATTTCTGAAGGCGCTAACGCTTATCTGCGGCGGCAATACAAAGTCTTAGCCATTTTTGTAATTGTGGTTGGCGCGCTAATTTTTGTTTTTTTAGATGGAGAAACAACGATTGCTTTTGTGTATGGCGCGATTAGCTCGGGTTTGGCTGGATTTATTGGTATGCGGGTGGCGACTATGGCAAATGTTCGAACCTCCCAAGCGGCCACCGAAAGTATTGCCAAAGCTTTGCCGATAGCTTTTATGTCTGGTTCGGTGCTGGCTTTATCTGTGACTGGCTTGGGGCTGCTTGGGGTAAGCGTTCTGTATTACATTTTTAACGATCCGCATGTGATTCATGGTTTTGGCTTAGGCGCTTCTTCAATTGCTTTATTTGCTAGGGTTGGCGGCGGCATTTACACCAAAGCCGCCGACGTTGGCGCGGATTTAGTCGGCAAAGTTGAGTCAAATATCCCGGAAGATGATCCACGCAATCCAGCAGTAATCGCAGATAATGTAGGTGATAATGTCGGAGATGTGTCTGGCATGGGTGCGGATTTAACCGAAAGCTATGTTGGGTCCTTAATTGCCGCTTTAACGTTAGGCGCGCTTGCTTACACCGGCAAAGCTGAAGCATTACTTTTACCATTGATGCTGGCCGCTTCCGGAATTGTGGCTTCTGTGGTCGGCAGTTTTTTTGTTCGAGTCAGAAAAGAAAGCTCGCTGCACAAAGCTTTGAACATTGGTGTTTATGTCGCTTCTATTTTAGTTATTGGCGCGGCTTTTTATTTAACCACTCAACTAATGGGCGACATTAATTTGTTTTACGCTATATTAACTGGATTAGTTGCCGGTATTTTAATTGGCCAAATTGCTGAATATTACACTTCCTCAAAATTTAAACCCACCAAAGACATTGTGACTGCTTCAGAAACCGGTGGCGCAACTAATATTATCGCCGGGCTTTCCGTTGGTATGCAAAGCACGGTGGGGCCAGTTTTGGTTGTGTCGGCTACAATTTTACTTGCTTTTCGGTTCGGGCATGGTTTTGATTCTTTAATTAGCGGGATTTACGGAATTTCGCTCGCCGCCGTTGGTATGCTTTCAACACTCGGCATTACTTTAGCCATTGATGCTTACGGTCCGGTGGCTGATAATGCCGGCGGCATAGCCGAGATGGCAGGACTTCCCGAGAATGTACGTGAACGAACCGACGAATTAGACGCTTTAGGCAATACCACAGCCGCGATCGGCAAAGGCTTTGCTATTGGCGCGGCCGCGCTAGCCGCCCTTTCTTTAATGTTTGCCTTTTCACGCACGGTGGGCACGCTTGGAGATACTTCTCTTATAAATCCCCGTTTGATTGTTGGGTTATATGTTGGTGCGATGCTGCCATTTTTCTTTTCATCTTTAACTATGAAAGCAGTTGGTAAGGCGGCCATGGAAATGGTGCAAGAAGTGCGCCGGCAATTTAAAGAAATTCCCGGGATTATGGAACGAACAGCTAAACCGGATTATAAACGTTGCATTGATATTTCAACTTCAGCCGCTTTAAAGCAAATGATAGCACCCGGGTTGATTGCCGTTTCAATGCCAATTATTGTTGGATTTGGCCTTGGCCCTGAAGCACTGATTGCGATGCTTGCCGGAGCAATCGCCTGTGGGTTTTTAATGGCTGTGATGATGGCGAATGCCGGCGGCGCTTGGGATAACGCGAAAAAATATATTGAATCAGGGCATGCTGGCGGCAAAGGCACGCCCACGCACGCGGCGGCAGTTACCGGCGACACCGTTGGC is a genomic window containing:
- the nusA gene encoding transcription termination/antitermination protein NusA (modifies transcription through interactions with RNA polymerase affecting elongation, readthrough, termination, and antitermination), with protein sequence MAESQIAQAVKYICDEKGISYESVLETIEAALAAAYRKDFGNKTQNIKVDFDIDTGKIKVFDVKTVVEDVPEEALVEAEAVAQTEAKKPAKPIKKDIAKIEEKAEDKSDKKESDMVGEEAEEEKKFNPKTDLQISDAKEVKKDAKVGDEIVTELEVPGEFGRMAAQTAKQVITQKLREAEREVLFDEFKDKEDEMIVGTVQRQEGRRVLVDLGRVTGVLPNDEQIPFEHYKPGDHIKVYVVSVEKTTKGPEIILSRAHTNIVKNLFASEVPEIASGSVEIKGIARDAGSRSKVSVFTEEENIDPIGSCIGQRGARVRTIITELKGEKIDIVEYSDDPAIYITNALAPAKVTEVELNEDEKSAVAKVEEDQLSLAIGRSGQNVHLASELTGWKIDIVSSSGEQITEEGVVKKEFEDVAEGGEPAKAGNLKESKSEDTPEIEANEKKSEPEKSESKSKAELQADLAEDKPKDKTDSKAEATITEIETDDTAVNEV
- a CDS encoding sodium-translocating pyrophosphatase, with the translated sequence MSYTQFLPLAGAAFSLIFVLIFYLRIKKQPTGNDAMNEIAQAISEGANAYLRRQYKVLAIFVIVVGALIFVFLDGETTIAFVYGAISSGLAGFIGMRVATMANVRTSQAATESIAKALPIAFMSGSVLALSVTGLGLLGVSVLYYIFNDPHVIHGFGLGASSIALFARVGGGIYTKAADVGADLVGKVESNIPEDDPRNPAVIADNVGDNVGDVSGMGADLTESYVGSLIAALTLGALAYTGKAEALLLPLMLAASGIVASVVGSFFVRVRKESSLHKALNIGVYVASILVIGAAFYLTTQLMGDINLFYAILTGLVAGILIGQIAEYYTSSKFKPTKDIVTASETGGATNIIAGLSVGMQSTVGPVLVVSATILLAFRFGHGFDSLISGIYGISLAAVGMLSTLGITLAIDAYGPVADNAGGIAEMAGLPENVRERTDELDALGNTTAAIGKGFAIGAAALAALSLMFAFSRTVGTLGDTSLINPRLIVGLYVGAMLPFFFSSLTMKAVGKAAMEMVQEVRRQFKEIPGIMERTAKPDYKRCIDISTSAALKQMIAPGLIAVSMPIIVGFGLGPEALIAMLAGAIACGFLMAVMMANAGGAWDNAKKYIESGHAGGKGTPTHAAAVTGDTVGDPFKDTSGPSLNILINVMALVALVIAPLL